In Fusobacterium perfoetens, one genomic interval encodes:
- a CDS encoding esterase-like activity of phytase family protein, whose translation MIKVKGDKAEIVKSIPLRNSFGEKISGRVIPEGLVGAIGEIPLNFDMSRLNDDIDGVDTEGIAVDKDENFWLCDEYGPFIIKADKHGKIIEKYGPKEGLPEILKYRVPNRGFEGLTIDEKGYVYAAVQSPLNINGETKNTAEYTRIVRFNPETKESVMYAYPVDKGYKNFGAAKIGDICSIGEGKFLVIEQGKQNGKMQNLIYMIDINGADEIGNNGDLEYGKLKELKPVKKELVLDLREYGWDIEKAEGMTVLPDKKTIVVVNDNDFGIATKMEDPDNKSSNMEDYIYDGNKKEFTYNGKAVPKAKVIMTQNSKSERESQIWIFQMDKELK comes from the coding sequence GTGATAAAAGTTAAAGGGGATAAGGCTGAAATTGTAAAAAGTATTCCTTTAAGAAATAGTTTTGGAGAAAAGATTTCAGGAAGAGTTATTCCTGAAGGGCTTGTAGGTGCAATAGGAGAAATTCCATTAAACTTTGATATGAGCAGACTGAATGATGATATTGATGGAGTGGATACAGAAGGAATTGCAGTTGATAAAGATGAAAATTTCTGGCTGTGTGATGAATATGGGCCTTTTATAATTAAAGCAGATAAACATGGAAAAATAATAGAAAAATATGGGCCTAAGGAAGGGCTTCCTGAGATATTAAAATATAGAGTGCCAAACAGAGGATTTGAAGGTCTTACAATAGATGAAAAAGGTTATGTGTATGCAGCTGTACAAAGTCCTTTAAATATAAATGGAGAAACAAAAAATACAGCAGAATATACAAGAATAGTAAGATTTAATCCTGAGACAAAAGAAAGTGTTATGTATGCTTATCCAGTTGATAAAGGGTATAAAAATTTTGGGGCAGCTAAGATAGGAGATATTTGTTCTATAGGAGAAGGTAAATTTTTAGTGATTGAACAGGGAAAACAAAATGGAAAGATGCAGAATCTTATTTATATGATAGATATAAACGGAGCAGATGAAATAGGAAATAATGGGGATCTTGAATATGGAAAATTAAAAGAATTAAAACCTGTTAAAAAAGAATTGGTTTTAGATTTAAGAGAATATGGCTGGGATATAGAAAAAGCCGAAGGAATGACTGTTTTACCTGATAAAAAAACAATAGTTGTAGTCAATGATAACGATTTTGGAATAGCAACTAAAATGGAAGATCCTGATAATAAAAGTTCAAATATGGAAGATTATATATATGATGGAAATAAAAAAGAATTTACTTATAATGGAAAAGCAGTTCCTAAAGCTAAAGTAATAATGACACAAAATAGTAAATCAGAAAGAGAGAGCCAAATTTGGATATTTCAAATGGACAAAGAATTAAAATAG
- a CDS encoding MATE family efflux transporter — protein sequence MNCNENKMGSHKILPLLLSMSLPPTISMMTSSLYNIVDSIFVARLGNNALTAVSLAFPIQILIIALAIGLGVGVNSFVSRKLGEKDFSAADSAASHGIFLSVLHYIILSVLGIIFIKPFFNIFTKNSEIFNMGCTYTYIVTFLSFGIIMQIGIEKTLQATGNTLTPMFLQIIGAGTNIILDPIMIYGYFGFPEMGVTGAAVATVCGQIIALLCSLYVIFYKKQEVKISIKNFKWDSNIVKKIYSVAVPSFFIISTGFFMVTGINYILTGISALAVSVFGIYYKLQTFVYMPTSGITQGAMPIMGYNYGAGNKKRLLETLDYSMLICAVINLAGTFLFWIFPKEILSCFNASYEMLEIGVPALKIISISFVAGSICFIFSCFFQALGMGGASLFITLLRQFIILLPLAFFMGNIFGLKGVWWSFIIAEFITCICSIIIYKHHSKKDSVFK from the coding sequence ATGAATTGTAACGAAAATAAAATGGGCTCTCATAAAATTCTGCCCTTGCTTTTATCTATGTCACTTCCCCCTACAATATCAATGATGACAAGTTCTCTTTATAATATTGTAGATTCCATTTTTGTAGCAAGGCTTGGAAATAATGCACTTACTGCTGTTTCTTTAGCTTTTCCAATTCAGATACTTATTATAGCCCTTGCAATAGGCTTGGGAGTGGGAGTAAATTCATTTGTTTCTAGAAAATTAGGGGAAAAAGATTTTTCTGCTGCTGACAGTGCTGCATCACATGGAATCTTTCTCTCTGTTCTGCACTATATAATTTTATCTGTTCTTGGTATCATTTTTATAAAACCTTTTTTTAATATTTTTACAAAAAACAGTGAAATTTTTAATATGGGCTGTACATACACATATATAGTTACATTCTTAAGTTTTGGAATAATAATGCAAATAGGAATAGAAAAAACTCTTCAGGCAACAGGAAATACTCTTACTCCTATGTTCCTTCAAATAATAGGTGCTGGAACAAATATTATTCTTGATCCTATTATGATTTATGGATATTTTGGATTTCCTGAAATGGGAGTGACAGGAGCTGCTGTAGCTACAGTCTGTGGACAGATAATTGCTCTTTTATGTTCTCTCTATGTTATTTTTTACAAAAAACAAGAAGTTAAAATATCAATTAAAAATTTTAAATGGGATTCAAATATTGTAAAAAAAATATACAGTGTTGCTGTTCCTTCATTTTTTATAATATCAACAGGATTTTTTATGGTTACAGGTATAAATTATATCCTAACAGGAATATCTGCTCTTGCTGTTTCTGTTTTTGGAATATATTATAAACTCCAGACTTTTGTATATATGCCTACAAGTGGAATTACTCAAGGGGCTATGCCTATTATGGGATATAATTATGGAGCTGGAAATAAAAAAAGACTTCTTGAAACTCTTGATTACTCAATGCTTATCTGTGCTGTAATAAATTTAGCGGGAACTTTTCTTTTTTGGATTTTTCCAAAAGAGATTCTTTCCTGCTTTAATGCTTCTTATGAAATGCTTGAAATAGGAGTGCCTGCTCTTAAAATTATAAGTATAAGCTTTGTTGCTGGAAGCATATGTTTTATATTTTCATGTTTCTTTCAGGCACTTGGAATGGGAGGAGCTTCTCTTTTTATAACTCTTTTAAGACAATTTATTATTCTTTTACCTTTAGCTTTTTTTATGGGAAATATTTTTGGATTAAAAGGTGTATGGTGGTCATTTATAATTGCAGAATTTATAACATGTATATGCTCAATAATAATTTATAAACATCATTCTAAAAAAGATTCTGTTTTTAAATAA
- a CDS encoding GntR family transcriptional regulator, with protein sequence MNKIEQLTNGTKKIPRCVAVYNKLFQMIKDGEFVQDSRLPTEPELAKTMGVSRTTLRQALAFLQEDGIIKNMQGKGNFVMKSGVKIEKGLETLEHPVYSSVTEEIDEVELEFRIEPSSDYTAKVLERKTPVVIFADRWYKSKGKTVAYTLSTIPVETISEAGIELSDKNQLLEYLDKTIYEKAKHSSIKLTFSEAGNVSAMKYTVSKSERFYLLAESIHIKNKYPVLYNKHYIPVENGSIIIDRRLK encoded by the coding sequence ATGAATAAAATTGAACAACTTACAAACGGAACAAAAAAAATTCCGAGATGTGTAGCTGTATATAATAAGTTGTTCCAGATGATAAAAGATGGGGAATTTGTACAGGACAGCAGACTTCCAACAGAACCAGAACTTGCAAAGACTATGGGAGTAAGCCGTACAACATTAAGACAGGCTTTAGCCTTTCTTCAGGAAGATGGAATAATTAAAAATATGCAAGGAAAAGGAAATTTTGTAATGAAATCAGGAGTGAAGATAGAAAAAGGTCTAGAAACTCTTGAACATCCTGTTTATTCATCTGTAACTGAAGAGATAGATGAGGTAGAACTTGAATTTAGAATAGAGCCTTCATCAGATTATACAGCAAAAGTTTTAGAAAGAAAAACTCCTGTTGTTATTTTTGCAGATAGATGGTATAAGTCAAAAGGAAAAACAGTAGCCTATACTCTTTCAACAATTCCAGTTGAAACTATTTCTGAAGCAGGAATAGAACTTTCAGATAAGAATCAACTTCTTGAATATTTAGATAAAACTATTTATGAAAAAGCAAAACATTCTTCAATAAAACTTACATTTTCTGAAGCTGGAAATGTTTCAGCAATGAAGTATACTGTTTCTAAAAGTGAAAGATTCTACCTTTTAGCAGAATCTATTCATATAAAAAATAAGTATCCTGTTCTATACAACAAGCATTACATACCTGTGGAAAATGGCAGCATAATAATTGACAGAAGATTAAAATAA